One window of Triticum dicoccoides isolate Atlit2015 ecotype Zavitan chromosome 5A, WEW_v2.0, whole genome shotgun sequence genomic DNA carries:
- the LOC119302682 gene encoding beta-galactosidase 12-like, producing the protein MTAAAALVLAVAVAAALLAGAAEASRPKWNLTKKGTTVTYDKYSLMIDGRRELFFSGAIHYPRSPTQMWPKLLKTAKEGGLNTIETYVFWNAHEPEPGKFNFEGRNDMIKFLKLIQSFGMYAIVRIGPFIQGEWNHGALPYWLREIPHIIFRANNEPYKREMEKFVRFIVQMLKDENLFASQGGNVILAQIENEYGNIKKDHIIEGDKYLEWAAEMAISTNIGVPWIMCKQSTAPGVVIPTCNGRHCGDTWIMKDENKPHLWTENWTAQFRAFGNDLAQRSAEDIAYSVLRFFAKGGTLVNYYMYYGGTNFGRTGASYVLTGYYDEGPIDEYGMPKAPKYGHLRDLHNVIKSYSRAFLEGKQSFELLGQGYEARNFEIPEEKLCLAFISNNNTGEDGTVIFRGDKYYIPSRSVSILADCKHVVYNTKRVFVQHSERSFHKAEKATKNNVWEMFSELIPRYKQTTIRNKEPLEQYNQTKDQSDYLWYTTSFRLEADDLPIRGDIRPVIAVKSTAHAMVGFVNDAFAGNGHGSKKEKFFTFETPISLRLGVNHLALLSSSMGMKDSGGELVELKGGIQDCTIQGLNTGTLDLQINGWGHKAKLEGEVKEIYTEKGMGAVKWVPAVSGQAVTWYKRYFDEPDGDDPVVLDMTSMCKGMIFVNGEGMGRYWTSYKTPGKVASQAVYHIPRTFLKSKNNLLVVFEEELGKPEGILIQTVRRDDICVFISEHNPAQIKPWDEHGGQIKLIAEDHNTRGFLNCPPKKIIQEVVFASFGNPVGSCANFTVGTCHTPNAKEIVAKECLGKKGCVLPVLHTFYGADINCPTTTATLAVQVRCHKKGDPE; encoded by the exons ATGACCGCCGCCGCGGCGCTCGTtctggccgtggccgtggccgccGCGCTCCTCGCGGGCGCGGCGGAGGCGTCCAGGCCCAAGTGGAACTTGACGAAGAAGGGGACGACCGTCACCTACGACAAGTACTCCCTCATGATCGACGGCAGGCGGGAgctcttcttctccggcgccaTCCACTACCCGCGCAGCCCCACGCAGATGTGGCCCAAGCTGCTCAAGACCGCCAAGGAAGGCGGCCTCAACACCATCGAGACCTACGTCTTCTGGAACGCCCACGAGCCCGAGCCCGGCAAG TTCAATTTCGAAGGCAGGAACGACatgatcaagttcctcaagctgaTCCAGAGCTTCGGCATGTACGCCATCGTGCGCATCGGCCCATTCATCCAGGGAGAATGGAATCACGG TGCATTGCCCTATTGGCTCAGGGAGATTCCACACATAATATTCCGCGCCAACAACGAGCCTTACAAG AGAGAAATGGAGAAGTTTGTGAGATTCATAGTGCAAATGTTGAAGGATGAGAATTTGTTCGCATCTCAAGGAGGGAACGTTATTCTAGCCCAG ATCGAGAATGAGTACGGAAATATTAAAAAGGATCATATAATTGAAGGTGACAAGTACCTTGAATGGGCTGCTGAAATGGCCATTAGCACCAACATTGGAGTCCCATGGATAATGTGCAAGCAATCTACGGCTCCTGGTGTAGTG ATTCCTACCTGCAACGGAAGGCACTGTGGGGACACATGGATAATGAAAGACGAAAATAAACCCCACCTTTGGACTGAGAACTGGACTGCACA GTTCAGAGCATTTGGTAATGATTTAGCTCAGCGTTCAGCAGAGGACATTGCATATTCCGTGTTACGTTTTTTTGCCAAGGGTGGGACATTGGTAAATTACTACATG TATTATGGTGGAACAAATTTTGGAAGGACGGGTGCTTCCTATGTGTTGACTGGATATTACGATGAAGGTCCCATTGATGAATACG GTATGCCGAAGGCGCCCAAATATGGGCATCTCAGGGACCTGCACAATGTAATCAAGTCATACAGCAGGGCTTTCCTTGAGGGGAAACAATCATTCGAGCTATTGGGTCAGGGGTATGAG GCACGCAACTTCGAGATTCCTGAGGAAAAGCTATGCTTGGCTTTCATCTCCAACAACAATACAGGGGAGGACGGAACTGTGATTTTCCGAGGGGACAAGTACTACATTCCGAGCCGCTCAGTTTCCATCCTTGCAGACTGCAAGCATGTGGTGTACAACACAAAGAGA GTGTTTGTTCAACATAGTGAAAGGTCATTCCATAAAGCCGAAAAGGCGACCAAGAACAATGTTTGGGAGATGTTCTCAGAGCTGATTCCGAGGTATAAACAAACTACTATCAGGAACAAGGAACCCTTGGAGCAGTATAACCAGACCAAAGACCAAAGTGACTATTTGTGGTACACCACAAG CTTTCGCTTGGAGGCAGATGATTTGCCCATCAGGGGTGACATCCGGCCTGTGATTGCGGTCAAAAGCACTGCACATGCAATGGTAGGATTTGTCAATGATGCCTTTGCAG GGAATGGTCATGGAAGCAAGAAAGAGAAGTTTTTCACGTTTGAAACACCCATTAGTCTAAGATTAGGTGTCAACCATCTCGCGCTGCTGTCATCATCCATGGGAATGAAG GACAGTGGTGGTGAACTCGTTGAACTAAAGGGTGGCATTCAGGATTGCACAATACAGGGACTCAACACGGGAACCTTAGATTTGCAAATCAATGGCTGGGGCCATAAG GCCAAATTGGAGGGTGAGGTGAAGGAGATTTACACGGAGAAAGGCATGGGCGCTGTTAAGTGGGTACCGGCCGTGAGTGGACAGGCTGTCACCTGGTACAAG AGATACTTTGACGAGCCAGACGGGGATGATCCTGTTGTCCTTGACATGACTTCTATGTGCAAGGGTATGATATTCGTGAACGGCGAAGGCATGGGTCGCTACTGGACGTCATACAAAACTCCTGGCAAAGTCGCTTCCCAGGCAGT GTACCATATTCCACGGACATTCTTGAAATCCAAGAACAACCTATTGGTTGTATTTGAGGAGGAGCTTGGCAAGCCGGAAGGCATACTCATCCAGACAGTGAGGAGAGATGACATCTGCGTGTTCATCTCGGAGCACAACCCTGCACAGATAAAGCCATGGGACGAGCATGGAGGCCAGATCAAGCTCATAGCCGAAGACCACAACACTCGGGGATTCTTGAACTGCCCCCCGAAGAAGATCATCCAGGAGGTAGTCTTTGCCAGCTTTGGCAACCCGGTGGGGTCATGCGCCAACTTCACTGTAGGCACCTGCCACACTCCCAATGCGAAGGAAATCGTCGCCAAG GAATGCCTCGGCAAGAAGGGGTGCGTGCTACCAGTGCTGCACACGTTTTACGGTGCGGACATCAACTGCCCCACGACGACGGCCACACTGGCGGTGCAAGTGAGGTGCCACAAAAAGGGCGATCCAGAATAA
- the LOC119302681 gene encoding UDP-glycosyltransferase TURAN-like — MKPVQLSGVSKISGALALLLKAAIQFIMLIWFLCFKIPRPDVFIVQNPPSVPTLAAVKLVSWLRGAKFIVDWHNFGYTLLGLSHGRSHVIVKIYFWFEKHFGRMTDGAFCVTKAMQHELSQNWGIKATVLYDHSPEFFHPASLAQKHELFCRLGSSICSAMGSADCISVEKEVEDKSTTVLTSKIDGGVSLKPNRPALVVSSTSWTPDEDFSILLEAALMYDRRVAATLGEEDSMDEGKLWIDIKNGKQFDYPRLLFIITGKGPDRKKYEEQIKRLKLRRVAFRTMWLASEDYPLLLGSADLGVSLHTSSSGLDLPMKVVDMFGCGLPVCAASFSCIEELVKVNRNGLLFSTSSELADELMMLFKGFPEECDTLKSLKDGALSTGSSSKWSTEWETNALPLVKQVIG; from the exons ATG AAACCAGTGCAGTTATCAGGAGTTTCAAAGATATCTGGGGCCCTGGCACTGCTACTTAAAGctgccatccagtttatcatgctgATTTGGTTTCTCTGCTTTAAGATTCCTCGCCCTGATGTCTTCATTGTTCAG AATCCACCCTCCGTTCCAACATTGGCTGCTGTAAAACTGGTTAGCTGGCTAAGAGGTGCTAAATTTATTGTGGATTGGCATAACTTTGGATATACTTTGCTTGGGTTGTCTCATGGCAGAAGTCATGTAATAGTCAAAATCTATTTCTG GTTCGAGAAGCACTTTGGGCGGATGACTGATGGTGCCTTTTGTGTTACGAAAGCAATGCAACATGAGCTTTCTCAAAATTGGGGAATCAA AGCAACAGTTCTTTATGATCATTCTCCTGAATTTTTCCATCCTGCTTCCTTGGCGCAGAAACATGAG TTGTTCTGCAGGTTGGGTAGTTCCATTTGTAGTGCTATGGGCAGTGCTGATTGCATCTCTGTTG AAAAAGAAGTGGAAGACAAGAGCACTACTGTACTTACTAGCAAGATTGATGGTGGAGTTTCTTTGAAGCCTAATAGACCTGCGCTTGTTGTGAGCAGCACAAGCTG GACACCAGATGAAGATTTCAGTATACTTCTGGAAGCAGCACTGATGTATGATAGACGTGTTGCTGCAACATTAGGTGAAGAGGATTCAATGGATGAGGGGAAGCTTTGGATTGATATCAAGAACGGGAAGCAATTTGATTACCCAAGATTGCTTTTTATTATCACAG GTAAAGGGCCTGATAGAAAGAAATATGAGGAACAAATAAAAAGGCTAAAACTGAGACGTGTTGCCTTCCGGACTATGTGGCTTGCATCGGAGGACTATCCTCTATTGCTAG GATCAGCTGATCTAGGCGTATCGTTGCATACATCCTCGTCGGGGCTTGATCTACCTATGAAG GTGGTTGATATGTTTGGATGTGGATTACCAGTTTGTGCTGCTTCATTCTCCTG CATCGAGGAGCTTGTGAAAGTAAACAGAAATGGACTTCTTTTCTCAACATCTTCGGAGCTTGCAGACGAACTTATG ATGCTCTTTAAGGGATTTCCAGAGGAATGTGACACCTTGAAATCTCTGAAAGATGGTGCCTTGAGTACAGGGTCATCTTCCAAATGGTCAACAGAATGGGAAACTAATGCACTTCCTTTGGTGAAGCAG GTGATTGGCTAA